The genomic stretch ATATGTGTAAATCAATCACGCCCTTGTTTTATAAGAAAATAGTCTGAAAATATATTTTAGGAACTTTATCCATGCAAAGGCTTGTTGTCACAGTGATAAGAAAATAGTGTTAATAATAATGGAGATATAACGTTTTTGTTTGTGAGATTTTAGATTTATTGAAAATATATCTCCGAaatttggaaaaaaattcataTGATATTTTTCAATCACATCCCATAAAGTGTGTTAGAAATTCCCTAATTGAAATGAGCAATGTGGAAGAGTCCGAAAACTTTTGACAAGGTAGCTTTActcaaaaaaaattaaatatttaaaacAATATTCCAAATGTGAATATATCATGTCAGAAATATTTGCACCACCCTGGCATGCCACCTAACTCCATTATTCAACTATGTTCGTATGTCCAGATCCACTTCTATTCTTCCGGTTGAATAAAAACACTGATATTTGGATTTTACACCCTAACCACGACAAACTGTATAATAGTTTTCATACCACAAAATTTGCACTTCCCTTATTGGTTTGCGATGCATTTTCTGCAATTTTTTGTATATACCAGAGGGGGGTCCAATATATGCTTCAATCGTCAATCCCTACATttcatttttatgttttaatATATTTCCTAAGTTCAATATTGGCCGTAAAATTATCTCATCCTATACGTGACAGCTTGTAGGATCAAAATTCAAAAGTGTGCTCTTGTGAATAACAAACAAAAATATGTAAATAAATGCAGAAAAAAAATTTGATCTATTACACAAAAAGTAATGTTCTCATTTGTATTATATCAACTAAAGGGTAGTACAATAAAAGAATATTATTATATAAccgcaaaaaaaaaaaatcaaatcatcACCAGATCTAACTGGAATATTGTAGTGAGAGAGAGCACTATTGGTGACTAAACAATAATTTTAAACCTTACAAACTCTGTCAAACTGCTATTGATAACTCTCTACAAAATGGAATaacatgtatatatatatatataacttggCACACATTAAATTATTCATTTGAAACTGTTTCAGTGCTGCAACTATACAATAGCAGGAAGAAAACTTTAGCCCTTCCTAGCATTCTTGAGGCTTCTTACTGTCATGACAAGCTTTTGTCTTTCGCCTTCTACCTCTGCGAATTTGAGACTCATTTCTGAGTATCTTTCTTGCAACTCTTTTAGTTCGGTTTTCGTTGAgttttctctttctttcaatgATGATAATTCAGTTAAAACACCACTGAGTCGGCCATCATCGCCTTTATTATCCATTACTGGTATTTCCGCTTCTTTCTTGGACAAATGTGCGTGACTGTCAAAGTCAGAAAATGATCAAAATTGAAACAATTCAATAACTTCAACTCACAAATTGGTATTGAAAGTAATCAAACCTCTTGAGTGATGACATTACAGCCCCATTTTCGTCCGAAACGCATGAAGTGTCATTGAGATAACTTCTTACTTCTGCAGATCTGTCATTTGTAGTAGTAAAACTCTTATCCGCAGCAACCTGTTTGATTCACATACCAATGTATATTTATGTCATAATTCACAAACCAACAATTTAGTGATAAAATCTTAATCAAGATACCGAGCAAGACATGCGTTATAATTTAAATTTCATGTAACCAAAAATACTATGAAACGTTGCTCAAGACAAATCATAAATGACGGGGGAAAATGTTGACATTCTCTTATTTCCATCATTCATCGAAGCACTTTGATGGATATACTAATTGAGTAATATGCTAAAAGAAATCATAACATTGGCATAAAGTTTAAGACATTAAGTGTTGCGATGTACAAATTAGTATACCTtgatgctctgattgagttcctccACTTTGTCCTCCAGTTCTTCAATTTTGGATTGAAGCTCTCTTTCCTTCTCCAAAAGTGAAGAAGCTGATTTTTTCAAGGCAATCTCCTTTGACTTTATCAGGTCCTGCCATAACAATCCATTTAATTTGCCAACAATTAGTTCTATCCTAGAAAAAATGCAATGGAGGGAAAATAATGATTCGTAGATGAGAATATATAAAGAGGAATTAACATTTGATTATCATGCATTTTACTCAAAACCTATCTTCTCAAATCACTGAGCTTTGTAAATTTACCTCTAGCGTTTTTATTTTCTCTTTCAGATTTGTCATTTCTTTGGAGTACTGAGAAATTGAAGTACTTTTTTTGGTTAATGCATCGTCCTTCTTCTTGAGTTCACCGTTAAGATGGAAAATTTGCTTTCTTAGTATTTCTTTCTCCGTCTCATCATCAATAAGAGAATGTTTCAGGTCACTATATTGAGCTTTAAGTGCTTCTAACTCTGAATGCAAGAGTTTACCCACTTTCTCTTCTTCGTCTTTGAATTGCCTCGTCCTATTTAGCTCATCAAGTGACTGTTCTGCTTCCTTCTTCAACAGAGCAATTGTACTCACAAGCTCGTTTCTCTCTTCCTTTTGAATATTTAACAAGGTCTCATAATCCTCGAGTGATTTCTTCATAAGTTCCAAGTCAGAACTTGAGACTTCTTTTTGTTTTACTTGCTCAGATAAGCACGAGATTTCCACTGTAAGCTTTTCATTCTCAGATTTTAGCAACTTGAGATTTTGTTCAtcgtgttttttctgattttcaAGTTGCATGGACTTGTCATCAATTTCCAGCAACATATGTTGCATCTGAACTGTCATGGTATCTATTTTGTTGGAAAGTTCATTCAGTTTTACTTCATAGTCAGCTTTGACTGACTGAAGCTCTTCTTTGACTTTACGCAGCATTTCCTCCAGTAGTTTTTTCTGCATGCGAAGTTCACTTGCTTCCGTAAGCGCTCGCGTGGTAGCCGTTTCATTTGCTTCAAACGTCGTGGCCATTTGCATTGATAGCTTTCTAAATTCGTCTTGAAGCCTCTCTGCAGTATTAGCATTTTTAAGTCTGGTGCGTCGCAAAGCTTCCTCTGCTCGAATCGCTCTTTGCTCTTGCTCAACTTTGTCATGTGTCACTGAATCTAAATCAGATTCAAATCCTTGTGCTTGTTTCTCCAGTTCCTCCTCTAATCTGCGAATTTGGTTCTCAAGAGACTTGATGGTTTCCAAAGAATTTGAGAATTCTTCCGACTGTTTCTTGAGTTGATTTCCCAGATTCTGGATATGTGTTTCAAATTCGTCTATGCCAGGAGGAGGAGAGCATTCATACTGTAGTTTTAACTGTTCTTGCAGTTCGCTTTGTTCCAGCTTATACGCAATGTCATGGTTTTCCTGTTTCAAAATTTCATAGTCCAGTGCAAGCTGCTCCATCTGCATCTCTAACTCGTCTTTGTCTCTCCTATACATCTCTATTTCACCATAGAGATCCGTGATTTTTTTCTCGAGTAAGTGTGTCTCCTTGGGACTGTTTTGATTCTTAACAAGCTCATCCAATTCTTTTTGTTCATCGTCGTCTGTTTCACAATTAGAGACATTTCTCCCAAAACCATGGGAGTTTTTAGTCTGTTTGTAACTATTGGAAAGACTAAGTATTTCCATATTCTTCTGCTCCAACATTACATCAAGATCCTGAACAGCGAGAACTAGTTCGGCATTTGATTCCTGTGTCTTATTTAACTGCAGTCTGAGATTTGCATTCATGTCCTTCTCGTGATTCAATTCTTGTCTGATTTCTTCAACAAGAGTATGAAGATCCCCGCTTTCCAATAGTGACCTGCTACTCACTTTGGCATCGTCCCTTCGTTTGCGAAAAGACTTGAAGTTTTCGCATTCTATCTTGAGTGTGTCTCTTTCCTCTTTCAAGCTGATAACTTCCTTTGTAAGTTCCTGCCCTCTTTTACTCTCCTTTACGATTTGTTTCCGAAGAGTTTGAAGTTCCATGTCTGACACATCCACCTGCCTTGCCAAAACAGCAATCTCAGCCTTGAGCTTTTCATTCTCTATATCAGATGCCTGATGGGATCTTTC from Lathyrus oleraceus cultivar Zhongwan6 chromosome 7, CAAS_Psat_ZW6_1.0, whole genome shotgun sequence encodes the following:
- the LOC127101408 gene encoding intracellular protein transport protein USO1 — encoded protein: MFRWRSEKNKVKTVFKLHFHVTQVEQSGLDSLVLSIVPGDIGKPTTRLEKAVINNGVCKWENPVYETVKFIRDAKNGKFGERVYYFVISTGLSKASTFGDVSVDFADYAEAAKISSVSLPIKNSHSDAVLHVSIQRLQENNDKREEEECEDMKLKPNDKSLRTYLSNGDAVSRTKSDSSEISQDVSGNGNSERAGLSADCRTSSGSDITLSSSDGSSGLDTPRELGLRNTSMHPAKIGVPSVTSHVSEAQKPAVNALSSMYDVHHRSSHFRDSSAGSEHGLSTEGSIHGSHDALPRERSHQASDIENEKLKAEIAVLARQVDVSDMELQTLRKQIVKESKRGQELTKEVISLKEERDTLKIECENFKSFRKRRDDAKVSSRSLLESGDLHTLVEEIRQELNHEKDMNANLRLQLNKTQESNAELVLAVQDLDVMLEQKNMEILSLSNSYKQTKNSHGFGRNVSNCETDDDEQKELDELVKNQNSPKETHLLEKKITDLYGEIEMYRRDKDELEMQMEQLALDYEILKQENHDIAYKLEQSELQEQLKLQYECSPPPGIDEFETHIQNLGNQLKKQSEEFSNSLETIKSLENQIRRLEEELEKQAQGFESDLDSVTHDKVEQEQRAIRAEEALRRTRLKNANTAERLQDEFRKLSMQMATTFEANETATTRALTEASELRMQKKLLEEMLRKVKEELQSVKADYEVKLNELSNKIDTMTVQMQHMLLEIDDKSMQLENQKKHDEQNLKLLKSENEKLTVEISCLSEQVKQKEVSSSDLELMKKSLEDYETLLNIQKEERNELVSTIALLKKEAEQSLDELNRTRQFKDEEEKVGKLLHSELEALKAQYSDLKHSLIDDETEKEILRKQIFHLNGELKKKDDALTKKSTSISQYSKEMTNLKEKIKTLEDLIKSKEIALKKSASSLLEKERELQSKIEELEDKVEELNQSIKVAADKSFTTTNDRSAEVRSYLNDTSCVSDENGAVMSSLKSHAHLSKKEAEIPVMDNKGDDGRLSGVLTELSSLKERENSTKTELKELQERYSEMSLKFAEVEGERQKLVMTVRSLKNARKG